In the Numida meleagris isolate 19003 breed g44 Domestic line chromosome 5, NumMel1.0, whole genome shotgun sequence genome, one interval contains:
- the DNAJC10 gene encoding dnaJ homolog subfamily C member 10 — translation MEFLLAKGDYPTCFRRSLVVVLVCVMVLVCTDQDYYSLLGVSKEASSREIRQAFKKLALKLHPDKNQNDPNAHENFLKINRAYEVLKDEDLRKKYDKYGEKGLEDQQQGGRYESWHYYRYDFGIYDDDPEIITLDRGEFDAAVNSGELWFVNFYSPRCSHCHDLAPTWREFAKEMDGLIRIGAVNCGDNRMLCRIKGINSYPSLYVFKTGMQPVKYYGDRSKESLKNFAMQYVTSTVTELWAGNFVNAIETSFASGLGWLITFCAERGDCLSYQTRLKLAGMLEGLANVGWMDCGTQGELCDNLDISSSTTAYFPPGATINNKEKGGVLFLNSLDAREIYQEVMKHLPDFEIISATSLEDRLAHHRWLLFFQFGEKDKSSIQEFKKLKFLLKDEHIQVGKFDCLSSPTICNKLYVYQPCLAVFKGKGIEDYEIHHGKKILYDIVAFAKESVNSHVITLGPQNFPGKEKEPWLVDFFAPWCPPCRALLPELRKASKHLYGQLKFGTLDCTVHEGLCNMHNIRAYPTTVVFNQSDVHEYEGHHSAEQILEFIEDLRNPSVISLTPETFVELVERRKREEIWMVDFYAPWCGPCQALMPEWKKMARMLNGLISVGSVDCQKFYSFCHQENVRGYPEIRLFPQKSSTAHQYYSYNGWHRDSYSLRGWALGYLPQVSVDLTPQSFTEKVLNGKDHWVIDFYAPWCGPCQNFAPEFEILARAVKGKVKAGKVDCQAYGQTCRSADIRAYPTVKFYPYQGTKKSALGEYIDSRDAKGIADILNEKLEAIQNKGKRKKSRNKDEL, via the exons ATGGAGTTCTTGTTGGCCAAAGGAGATTATCCTACATGTTTCAGAAGGTCTTTAGTAGTGGTTTTAGTATGTGTAATGGTTCTTGTGTGCACTGATCAGGACTACTATAGTTTACTCGGAGTATCCAAAGAAGCAAGTAGCAGAGAAATAAGACAGGCATTCAAAAAGCTGGCACTGAAGTTACACCCTGATAAAAATCAG AATGATCCAAATGCCCATgaaaattttttgaaaataaatagagcTTATGAAGTACTTAAAGATGAAGATCTCCGGAAGAAGTACGATAAATATGGAGAGAAAGGTCTTGAAGATCAGCAGCAAGGAGGGCGTTATGAAAGCTGGCACTATTACCGCTATGATTTCG GTATTTATGATGATGATCCTGAAATTATAACATTGGATCGAGGAGAATTTG ATGCTGCTGTTAACTCTGGAGAGCTGTGGTTCGTCAATTTTTATTCTCCTCGGTGTTCCCACTGCCATGACTTAGCACCTACG tggagGGAGTTTGCTAAAGAGATGGATGGATTAATACGCATTGGAGCTGTCAACTGTGGAGATAATAGAATGCTCTGTCGAATTAAAGGGATTAACAGTTATCCCAGTCtgtatgttttcaaaactgGAATG CAACCTGTGAAATACTATGGAGACAGGTCAAAAGAGAGCTTAAAGAACTTTGCCATGCAGTATGTTACAAGCACAGTCACTGAGTTGTGGGCAG GAAACTTTGTAAATGCTATTGAGACCTCATTTGCTTCTGGCCTTGGTTGGTTGATCACCTTCTGTGCTGAACGTGGGG attgCTTGAGTTACCAAACGCGTCTTAAGCTTGCTGGCATGTTG gaaGGTCTTGCTAATGTAGGCTGGATGGACTGTGGCACTCAGGGTGAGCTTTGTGATAATTTAGATATCTCATCTAGTACTACAGCATACTTTCCACCCGGAGCCACCATaaataacaaagagaaaggaggtGTTTTG TTTCTTAACTCCTTGGATGCCAGAGAAATATATCAGGAAGTCATGAAGCATCTGCCTGACTTTGAAATCATCTCTGCAACATCACTAGAg GACCGTCTAGCTCACCACAGatggctgcttttcttccagtttggggaaaaagacaaatcaaGCATACAGGAATTTAAGAAACTTAAATTTTTACTTAAAGATGAACATATTCAG GTTGGCAAGTTTGACTGTCTTTCCTCTCCAACTATCTGCAACAAACTGTACGTGTATCAGCCGTGTCTAGCAGTGttcaaaggaaaaggaattgaAGATTATGAAATTCATCATG gaaagaagatcTTGTATGACATTGTTGCATTTGCCAAAGAAAGTGTCAACTCTCATGTTATCACACTGGGACCTCAGAATTTTCCTGGTAAAGAAAAGGAACCGTGGCTTGTGGATTTCTTTGCACCg tggtGTCCTCCTTGTCGAGCTTTGTTACCAGAGCTGAGAAAAGCATCAAAACATCTTTATGGTCAGCTTAAATTTGGAACACTAGACTGCACAGTCCATGAAGGGCTTTGCAACATG CATAATATTCGAGCTTATCCAACAACAGTTGTGTTCAATCAGTCTGATGTTCATGAATATGAAGGGCATCACTCTGCTGAGCAGATCTTGGAGTTTATAGAG GATCTTAGGAATCCATCAGTGATCTCCCTAACACCAGAGACATTTGTTGAATTAGTTGAGAGAAGAAAACGAGAGGAGATCTGGATGGTTGATTTCTACGCTCCGTGGTGTGGGCCTTGTCAGGCTTTAATgccagaatggaaaaaaatggccaGG ATGTTAAATGGATTAATCAGTGTAGGCAGCGTGGACTGTCaaaaattttactctttctgtcACCAAGAAAACGTTCGGGGATATCCTGAAATAAGACTCTTTCCTCAAAAATCAAGCACAGCTCATCAGTATTA TAGCTATAATGGATGGCACAGAGACTCATACTCACTGAGAGGTTGGGCATTAGG atATTTACCACAAGTGTCCGTAGACCTGACTCCTCaaagttttacagaaaaagtTCTGAATGGGAAAGATCACTGGGTCATTGATTTTTATGCTCCCTGGTGTGGACCTTGCCAAAACTTCGCTCCTGAATTTGAGATCCTTGCAAGG GCCgttaaaggaaaagtaaaagctGGAAAAGTAGACTGTCAGGCATATGGTCAGACCTGCCGAAGTGCTGATATCAGAGCCTATCCTACTGTTAAGTTTTACCCTTACCAAGGAACAAAG aaaagtgcTCTTGGGGAATATATAGACAGCAGAGACGCAAAAGGTATTGCTGACATCTTGAATGAAAAATTAGAAGCAattcaaaataaaggaaaaagaaaaaaatctagaaataaG GATGAGCTCTAA